Proteins encoded within one genomic window of Psilocybe cubensis strain MGC-MH-2018 chromosome 2, whole genome shotgun sequence:
- a CDS encoding Diadenosine 5',5'''-P1,P4-tetraphosphate phosphorylase 2, with translation MGNLIWHEYSRLVAVTSSVYAVWSGFFGLFYRKFFWDFVGGTLRDPGGLQAPPSAALFITLIIKVPVIPIFAMLLGIIILCIELPLPAIKSMSLYRSLAIRPVLLLFQFFLCILYYQGTNAAIWSLIAAGCYTRAIMLGETMKEAKENRGRRESLEIEHYDILSKLQSSFDNALKTGDLLFFPSTVERHTEADVEYQIRLCPALQNKPALPTPHFDQKEKVKFDPFAPPYNANLLVGELTDEESKEEFIILLNKYAVIPRHFLLVTKEFKSQSSPLMPPELVQSYLLLVAAQKQGHKFFGFYNCKSPIGECLTLLPLRYLSIQVAITAEPVNSGEDGPPIELLARRTRLEHQDRPFSLTQLPYASHTYRFPSHLPTYAPEHLESLLADAFLQLLDLTISTIRHDPDYPTGSPSYNVILTLEHLHLIPRKLENYVLAESGDKLSVNALGYAGMLLVKSAEEFEVVKRETVGKILRGVGLASVHELQVEGTAQEAPLAGL, from the exons ATGGGCAACCTCATCTGGCACGAATACTCCCGCCTGGTGGCCGTTACCTCCAGCGTTT ATGCCGTATGGAGTGGATTCTTTGGTCTATTCTACCGTAAATTCTTCTGGGACTTTGTTGGCGGAACCTTGCGTGATCCTGGAGGTCTTCA AGCCCCACCTAGTGCGGCGTTGTTCATCACCCTGATCATCAAAGTTCCTGTCATTCCGATCTTTGCGATGTTGTTGGGCATAATCATTCTTTGCATCGAATTGCCTCTCCCTGCGATAAAGTCGATGTCGCTCTATCGCAGTCTTGCGATCCGGCCTGTGTTGCTCTTATTCCAGTTTTTCTTATGTATACTCTATTATCAG GGCACCAACGCGGCCATATGGTCTTTAATAGCGGCCGGATGTTATACGAGAGCAATTATGTTGGGTGAAACGATGAAAGAAGCCAAAGAGAATCGCG GACGACGAGAATCTCTCGAGATAGAA CATTATGATATACTGTCCAAATTACAGTCAAGCTTCGACAACGCGCTCAAGACGGGTGACCTCCTGTTCTTTCCATCGACTGTAGAAAGGCATACCGAGGCGGATGTCGAG TATCAAATCCGACTTTGCCCTGCGTTGCAGAACAAGCCTGCGCTCCCGACCCCCCACTTTGACCAGAAAGAGAAAGTCAAGTTTGATCCATTTGCACCGCCGTACAATGCGAATCTGCTTGTTGGCGAGCTGACGGATGAAGAGTCGAAAGAAGAGTTCATTATCCTT TTGAACAAATATGCTGTCATCCCCCGCCACTTTTTGCTAGTGACCAAAG AATTCAAATCTCAGTCGTCTCCACTGATGCCTCCCGAGCTCGTCCAATCGTACCTGCTTCTCGTCGCCGCCCAGAAGCAAGGGCACAAATTCTTTGGATTCTACAATTGCAAGTCTCCGATCGGCGAATGCTTGACGCTCCTTCCACTCAGATATCTATCCATTCAGGTGGCGATAACAGCGGAGCCAGTCA ACAGCGGCGAAGACGGACCCCCAATCGAACTACTCGCAAGACGCACCCGGCTTGAGCATCAAG ACAGGCCGTTTTCGCTCACGCAACTGCCGTATGCAAGCCACACGTACCGGTTCCCAAGCCACCTACCTACATACGCGCCCGAGCACCTCGAATCGCTCCTCGCAGACGCCTTCCTGCAGCTTCTCGACCTCACCATCTCGACCATCCGACACGACCCAGACTATCCCACCGGCAGCCCGTCCTACAACGTCATCCTCACTCTAGAGCACCTCCACCTCATCCCCCGCAAGCTGGAAAACTACGTCCTGGCAGAATCGGGCGACAAGCTGAGCGTCAATGCGCTTGGGTACGCTGGGATGCTGCTTGTGAAGAGCGCGGAGGAGTTTGAGGTTGTCAAGCGCGAAACGGTCGGCAAGATTTTGCGGGGCGTGGGCCTTGCGAGTGTGCATGAGCTCCAGGTGGAGGGTACAGCACAGGAAGCGCCGCTTGCTGGATTGTAG